The following DNA comes from Nocardia sp. XZ_19_385.
CATCAGCTTCACGGTTTCGTTGGGCCGGTACATGTTCAGCGCGGCGTGCAGGGATTGGATGGTGGTGACCGCCCGATCGTTGAGCGCGGTGATGACCTCGCCTTCCAGCAGCCCGGCGGCGTGCGCGGGCATGCCGTAGATGGCCGCTTCGACCCGGGCGCCGGCGCCGGTGGGCTCGGCGTTGGACGCGATTACGCCGAGGGTCGCGGTGGGGCCGATGTGCACGGTCTCGGTGGGTGTGCCGGAACGGATTTGGCGCACGATGCGCATCGCTCTGTCGATCGGGACCGCGTAGCCGTTGGCGTCGTCGGCGGATCTCTGGGCGGGGTCGCCGGAGGCGGCGGTGATGACGCCGACGATGGTGCCGTTGCGGTCGGCCAAGGCACCGCCGGACTGTCCCGAGGACACGGGGGCGGCGATTTCGAACATGCCGGACAAGGCTTTTCGGGACAGGTCGGCCGAATTCAGGGCGACGATGGTGGAATCCAGATTGGTGATGGTGCCCGGGATGGCCGTCGGCTGACCGCCGATACCGCCCGCGTTGCCGATGGCGAGGACATCGTCGCGCATCCGGACGTCGCCGGAATTGCCGATGGTGGCGGTGGCCAGCCCGGCCGCGCCGGACAGTTCGAGCAGGGCGATGTCGGCGGCGGAGTCGTAGCCGAGCACGCTGGCCTGGTAGACCTCGCCGTTGCCGACATCGGTCACCGTGACCGTGTCCGCGCCTTTGACCACGTGATGGCTGGTCAGCACCTGTCCGTCGGCGGTGAGCACGATCCCGGAACCGGCAGCCCCCAGCCCGAACGGTCGGGTGGAGGTGCTGATGTGGACCAGGGCAGGCCGGACGGCGGCGGTGACGGTGGGCGCGTCCAGCGTGGGGATCGGCTCGGTCGTGTAGGTGGCGTCGACGATCTCCGGGCCGGCGAACGGTGCCCATTGGGGTAGTTCCGCGCGGAAGCCCAGGAACGTCGTCACCGCGAGGATGACGACCACCATCAGGGCAACCACCCGGCCGCCCCCGCCCGACCGGTCGGTGCGCGGCGGCCGGGCGTCATCGCTCATGTAGCGCCACTGCTCGTCCATCGCCGCTCCTACCTCCGGAGGACACACCGCTCTCCATTGTGGCGGAACAATCACCACCACCGAATGGCAATCCCCACCGGGGGCGCTTGGCAAACCGAGGCATGCGGCGGTAGGCATGTATTCATGACGAGCGCCGCAGCCTATGCCATCCCCGCGCCGGACGGCGCCTTCGAGAAGGTCACCATCGAAAGACGGGAGCTCGGCCCGCACGACGTCCTCATCGACGTCAAGTTCGCGGGTATCTGTCACTCCGATATCCACACCGCGCGCGACGAGTGGGGCGGCACCAAATATCCGTGCGTGCCGGGCCACGAGATCGCCGGCCTGGTCGCGGCCGTCGGCAGCGCCGTCAGCAAGCACAAGGTGGGCGACCGGGTCGGTGTCGGCTGCATGGTCGATTCCTGCGGCAAGTGCGGCCCGTGCCTGGCCGACGAGGAGCAGTACTGCGCCAACGGCAACACCATGACCTACAACGCCGAGGTCGATCCGTCCGTGCAGCCGGAGGGCTACACCATGGGCGGCTATTCGACCCAGGTCGTGGTGACCGAGAACTTCGTGCTGCAGATCCCGGAGGGCATCGGCCTGGACGTCGCGGCGCCGCTGCTGTGCGCCGGCGTCACGCTGTTCTCGCCGCTGCGGCACTGGAACGCCGGTCCCGGCAAGAAGGTCGCGATCATCGGCATGGGCGGGCTCGGGCATGTCGGGGTGAAGATCGCCGCGGCCATGGGCGCGGAGGTCACGGTGCTCAGCCATTCGCTGAGCAAGCAGGAGGACGGCAAGCGCTTCGGCGCGCACCACTATTACGCGACCAACGACAAGCAGACCTTCAAGGAACTGCGCAATCGCTTCGATCTGATCATCAATACGGTGTCCGCGGATCTGCCGATCGACAGCTACATGCGGTTGCTGAACCTGAACGGCACGCTGGTGATCCTCGGGTTGCCCGAAAAGCCTTTGTCCGTCAAGCCTTTCACCATCGCGGGCTACCGGCGTTCGCTGGCGGGCTCGATGATCGGCGGTATCGCCCAGACCCAGGAGATGCTGAACTTCTGCGCCCAGCACGGGATCGGCGCGGAGATCGAGGTGATCTCCGCCGACGAGATCGACAACGCCTACGACCGGGTGGTCGCCAGCGACGTGCGCTACCGCTTCGTCATCGACACGGCCACCATCTAGGCGGGACGGGTCGCGCTGACGTACTGCAGCAGGCCGTGCACCTGCTGCTCGACGTCGGCGAGCCCCATTTCCGCGAACAGGCCGGGGAAGGTCTCGCTGTCGAAGACCCGCAATCCGCTCCAGCCGCCGACAACCTTGCTGACCTGCCCGAACGGTGAGTTGTCCCGGTGGCTGGTGCTGATCGCGATCCGGCCGCCCGGCGCCAGCACCCGCACCATCTCCCGGGTGGCGGTGATCGGGTCCGGGATCAGGTAGAGCGCGCCGAAGCAGCACACCGCGTCGAAAGTGCCGTCCGCGAACGGCAATCGGGCGGCATCACCGCGTAGATAGCCCACCCGCGGGCCCGTGTTGTCGACGACAGCACGGGCCAGCATCGCTTCGGAGTAGTCCAGGCCGACCGCGAAACCGTTGCCGGACAGCGTCTTACTCAGATACCGGGTGAAATTGCCGGGGCCGCAGGCAATATCGAGCACCCGCTTCGACCCGTCGAGCCGGAGCTGCCGGACGGCATCGCGCCGATCGGTTTCCATCGTGCGGCCGCTGGCGACGAAGAACGCGGCGGGTCGCCACGCTCGTTCGTAGACAGCAGCCAGGGCGGGATGATTCATGGCGCGCCGGGCCAGATTCATTGGGGCTCCTCGTCGTTGGGGAGTTCCGGAGGCGAAAAGTGTTCAGGCACGCTCGACTTCGATGGTCATGCCCGCGGCCCGCAGGCGCTCGGTGAGCGCGTCACCCATCGCGGCGGCCGGGGTGAGGATGCCCGCCAGCTCCGGCTGCTTGCCGGTGTCGAGCGCCAGGCACAACCCGGACTCGCCGAGCAGGACCGCGGTGGCCTTGTAGCCCGGGTCGCCCTTGCCGGAGAACGTGGCCAGGTACTTCGCGCCGGAGGTGGTGCGCGCGTAGGTCTTCATGGTGAACCACCCACTGTTGCGGGCCTTTTCGCTCGGTCCCGTGCCCGGCTTCGGCAGCACCCGGTCCAGCAGCTTGCGCCCCACCTCGGCGCGCGACAGCACCGAGCCGACCGCCATGGTCGCGACGATGCCGCCCGCGATACCGGCGGCGACCAGCGGCGCGGCGGCCGACTTGCCCGCGCTCATCACCTCGCGGTAGCGGAAGTTCTTGCCGTACACCCAGCCCAGCAGGCCGTTGCTGCGCCGCACAACCTTGGTGTTGTGCGCGGCCATGACGAAGGTCGACACCCAGCCGTCCAGGCTCGGGTCGATATTGCTGGCCCGCTCCAGCGCCTGATCGGACTGCCGGCCGACGTCGGGGTCCATCGACTTGTCCGGGCTCAGCGAGTACGGATGCATCATCACCGAGGCCTTCGAGGAATCCTCGGCGATGGCCTCCATCATGGCCCGCCCGGAATCGATGGTGCCGCCGCTGACGCCGCCCTTCGCCGACGCGATCAGCGTGGTGTCCAGCAGCTCACCGGTGTTGTCGGCGACCGTGGCCCGATACAGCTGGTAGACACTCAGGTCCGACGGAATCGAGTCGTACCCACAGGAATTCACGATCTTCGCGCCACTGGCGACGGCCTCGTCGTGATACCCGTCGATGGCGTCGCGGATGAACAGTGGCTCACCGGTGAGGTCGGCGTAGTGCGTGCCCGCCTTGGCGCACGCCGCGACCAGCGGCATGCCATAGCGCAGGTACGGACCGACCGTGGTGACAACGACTTTGGTGCGCGACGCCATCGCGTCCAGCGCTTCCTGATCAGTGGAGTCCGCCACGACCAGACCCCAATTGGCAGCTCCCGCACCGAGTTCCGCGCGTACCCCGGTCAGCTTGTCCAGTGACCGCCCGGCCAGCCCGATCCGGGCCTCCACCGGGGCGGCGTCGCGCAGGTACTCGGCGGTGAGCTTGCCGACGAAACCCGTCGCACCGAACAGGATCAGATCGAATTCTCGGTTCTCTGCCATGTGAAAGACTCTTTCGCTCAGGTACGTCGGGGGCGCTTGGCGCGCGTCTTCTTCTTGGGGATTACCGGCGGATGCTCGGCCAACCATTCGGCGTGGATTTTGCCGAGTTCGGTGACCGCCGGTTCGTCGTAGAGCCATTCGCGGGCGACGCGATGCCAGTTCGCGGTGCAGTTGAGCTGGCCCAGCATGCCGAAGGTGAGGAAATCCGCGCGCCGCGAGAACAGGTGCTCCGGCGGCAGGTTCTGCTGTTTCATGCCGGCGAACTCGCTGGCGCGCGGGTCGACGGCGAGCAGGAACGCGCCACTGGCCAGATCGGGTGTGATGGTGAGTTCCTCGTCGATCAGGCACCACTCCGAGGCGGCCAGCACATACTCCAGGCATTCCTCCGGGCCGACCTCCTCCGGGGAGCCGATCACGCCGCGCTCGATCATCAACTGCTGCAAGTCTTCCGCGCGGTCCTCCGCGGCCGCGCGCAGGCAGATCGCCTCGAACTTCACATAGTCCGGGTCCATCCGGTTGAACAGCCCGAAGTCCAGGAAGCCGACGCGTCCGTCGTCGGCCAGCATCACATTGCCGGGGTGCGGATCGCCGCAGAACTCGTTGAAGGTGAACAGCGAACCCACATAAAACCGGTAGATGATCTCGCCCACCCGATTCCGGTCGGCGTCGGGCAGCTGCCGGATCTCCTCGAAGCCCTTGCCCGGCAGGTATTCACTGACCAGCACCCGGGTCGAGCTCAGCTCCGGCATCGACCGCGGCACCACGATGAACGGGTGCCCGGCGTAGAGCTCGGCGATCTGCAACTGGGTGGCGGCCTCGGCGTGATAGTCGAGTTCGCCCTCCATGTTCAGCCGCAGTTCGTCCAGCACCGCCGGCGTCACCCAGGGCAGCGCCGACTGCAGCACCTTGCGGAACATGTTGAGGTTCTTCAGGTCCGCGCGCACCGCGGCATCGATGCCGGGGTACTGCACCTTCACCGCGACATCGCGGCCGTCGTGCAGCCGCGCCCGGTACACCTGGCCGATGGAGGCCGCCGCGACCGCTTCCGGGTTGAATTCGGCGAACACCTCGTCGAGCGGGCGGCCGAAATCCTCCTCGATGACCTGCTTCATCGCCTCGAACGACACGTTCGGCGCCGAGTCGCGCAGCACGGCCAGCCGCTTCTGGAACCGTTCCCGGTGCGCCTCGGGCACCAGATCCAGATCCAGCACCGAGAGCATCTGGCCCAGTTTCATGGCGACGCCCTTCATGGTGCCCAGCACCATGACCACCTGCTCGGTGGTGCGGATCATCGACTCCTCGGCCATCTTCGCGCGTACGGCCTCGGATCTGCCGCGCATGGACAGGCGCGTGCGCTGGGTACGCAGCACCGAACTGGCAGCAACGGCACCCAGTTTGGTGCCACGAGCAAGCCGGGAAGTCGGGACTTGCTTCGCCATCGAGGTACCTCCGTTGGTGCCGACCGCGCAGACGGTGCCCCCTGGCGCACCGCATCCGTCTCAGACTAACCAACCGCGCAAGGCGGGCGAGTCGCCCGTCACACCCAGACCGCTCAGTCTGCTTCCTGCTCCGGTAACACATGCGGCATCTGGGCGAACTTCGCCGGCGAACCGCCCGCGCGCATCATGCCCTCGATCGCGCTCCACGCCATCATGGTCAGGTAATCGATGACCTGATCGCGCGACATCGTCTTGTCCGTGGTCCACCAGTGCGTGGCCAGCTGGATGCCGCCGACCAGCACATACGACCACAGCAGCGCACCCTCGGTCTCGGCGCCGTGCGCCCGGCCGCGATCGATGATGACCGTGGACACCACCTCGGCGAAGAGCTTCTCGAACTCCGCGAGCGAGGACTGGTCACCCGAGCCGTTGCCCATGATGAACCGGTAGACCTCGGGGTCCTCGTCGACGGTGCCGACGTATTCGGCCAGCGCCGAGCGGACCAGGTCGTATTCGGCGGCGTCGAGGTTGATCGCGCCGTACACCCGCGGCATCAGCGTGGTCTCGATGAACCGCTGCATGGTCGCGTGCACCAGGTCGTTCTTATCGGAGAAGTACCGGTAGAGCACGGTTTTGGAGACGCCGATCTCGGCGGCGATCTCATCCATGCCGGCGTTGCTGCCGCGTTTGCGGATGGCTGCCAGGGTGCCGTCGACAAGTTCCTCACGGCGATCGATCTTGTGCTGGCGCCACCGGCGCTTACGGCCGTCCGCTTCACCGCCGCGCGCCGCCGGACGCTCGCCACGTGCGTCGACGTCGACAAGGTCTTCGGTGGACAGCGTTAGCTCCCTCGGGTCGGAGGTTCCGGAGAACCAGGTGTTTTGCCACCCAGCTTAGGTCCCGGCAACCGCCCTGCGTCACGTTTGGGTCCTGGATGCGGGGCATCCCACACATTCCGGGCGCGCGCGCCGGGGCCCTGTCACTACGACACAGCAGAATGGACACCATGGAGAACGCGCCAACGACGCTTGCGCCCGCCCCGTCCGTCCCATCCGTGCCCAATGGTTTCTTCGTCGACGACGAGAGCAAACGGCGCGACCTGTTCCGGATGAAGGCGTTCGCGACCGGGCTGCTGGCTTTCGCCACGCTGGTCTACCTGTTCTGCCGCTGGCTGGAATCGCGCGGGCAGGGCGGCGACTGGGTCGGCTACGTGCGGGCCGCCTCCGAGGCCGGCATGGTCGGCGCCCTGGCCGACTGGTTCGCGGTGACCGCGCTGTTCCGGCATCCGCTCGGCCTGCCGATCCCGCACACCGCGATCATCCGGAAGAAGAAAGACCAGCTCGGCGCCAGCCTGGGCAGTTTCGTCGGCACCAACTTCCTTGCTCCCGAGGTGGTTTCGGCGAAGGTGCAGTCGGCGGAGGTCTCGCTGCGGATCGGGCGCTGGATGGCCGATCCGGGGCACGCGGCCCGCGTGGCGGAGGAGAGTTCGACGATCCTGCGCGCGGTGGTCGGCGTGCTGCGTGACGAGGACGTGCAGCAGATCATCGACAACACCATCGTCAAGCGGATCGCCGAACCGCAGTGGGGCCCGCCGATCGGCCGGGTGCTGGCCGAACTGCTCGCCGACAACCGGCAGCTGGCGCTGCTGGACATGCTCGCCGAACGCGCGCACCAGTGGGCGCTGGGCAGCCAGGAAACCATCGACCGGATCGTCATGCGCGACGCGCCGTCCTGGGCCCCGAAATTCGCCAATATCCTGCTGGCGGAAAAGATTTACCGGGAGTTGGTGGAGTTCACCTGGAAGGTGCGTTCCAATCCGGAGCATGAGGTGCGCCTGGCGGCGAATCGTTTCCTGGAGGAATTCGCCTACGACCTGCAGCACGACGACGCCATGATCAAAAAGGCGGAACGGATCAAGGCGCAGGTGATGGGCCGCGAGGAAATCACCGGGATGGCCGAGGCCACGTGGCGCGCGGCGAAACGGCTGATCCTGGAGTCGGCCGACGATCCGAGCAGTACGCTGCGCCGTAAGGTGGCGGAGAATGTGCAGCAGCTCGGTGAGCGGCTGCGCGACGACGACGCCATGCGCGACAAAGTCGACGGCTGGCTCGATCGCGGCGTGCGCTACCTGGTGCAGAACTACGCCGCCGAGATCACCACCCTGGTCACCGATACCGTGGCCAAGTGGGACGCCGAGGAGGCGAGCAACAAGATCGAATTGCAGGTCGGGCGTGATCTGCAATTCATCCGCATCAACGGCACGGTGGTCGGCGCGCTCGCCGGGCTCGTCATCTACACGATTTCCCAGTTGCTGTTCCACGGCTGACGAGCAGTAAATCGCACCATGAAAACCGTTGCGAGCACTGCTGATAGAGCGCCGCTCGGCATTTGCCGGATCGGTGCTAACAGGGTGCTTGCAAGAGCTAGCACCCTGACCTAGAATTGAACTCGTACAACCGCCAGAAGGTGAGTGATGGCAGACCAGCCCGAGGTTCCCGCCGAGTACACCGAACACCCCGACGAGCAATCCGAAGGTGTCGGCGAAAAAGTGGGACGTGCAGCGCACGACATCGGAGGCTTCATCAGATCACAGCGAGAAGCCGCGCAAGTCTCGCTGCGTCAGCTCGCCGCACTGGCGGGAGTGAGCAATCCGTACCTGAGTCAGATCGAGCGTGGATTGCGTAATCCGTCCGCCGAAGTACTCGCGCAGATCGCCAAGGCACTGCGGGTGTCCTCGGAGGTGTTGTACGTACGGGCTGGCTATCTGGAACAACGGCCGCACAGTCCGGTCCGGGATGCCCTGCTTGCCGATACCTCGATCTCCGAGCGGCAGAAGCAGGTCCTGCTGGATATCTATGAATCGTTTCGCCGGGAAAACGGAGGAGACGAGCAGGGGGGAATTGCATGGGACAGCGCCGTTCCGCGTACGACAAACGAAACTCCGCCACGCCAGGAGAACGAAGAATTATGACCGAAAAGAATGTCACCGTAACCAAGCCGCTGCTCGCCGCCGTGGGCGCGGGCGATGCCGTCTACGCCGTCGTCACCGATGTGGTGACCCAGGTGCGTGGGCGCGCCGCCGGCACCGACGTGCCGGGCCGGGTCGAAGAGGCTCGCGAGCGGTTCGCCAACGTGCCGGCCGATGTGCAGGCCCAGTTCGAGACCCTGCGCGAGCGCCTCGCCGGCCTGCCCTCGGAGCTTCCGGAGGACCTCGCCGAGTTGCGCGAGAAGTTCACCGCCGAAGAGCTGAAGAAGCTGGCCGACGAGTACCGCGCCAAGGTGCTCGACCTCTACGCCGACCTGGCCGTGCGCGGCGAGGAGACCGTTGAGCGGCTGCGCGCCAACCACCTGGTCGAGGATCAGATCGAGCGGGTCGAGGCGCTGTACAAGGACGCCACCGTGCGCGCCGAGGAAGCCCTGGATCGAGTGCACGGTCTGCTGGGCCGCCCGGCCAAGGTCGAGGACGCGCCCATCGTGGACGCCGTCCCGGTCGTCGAGGCCGAGGTCGTCGAGGTCACCACCGAGACCGTCCCCGCGCCCGAGCCGGTCAAGGCCCCCGCCGCCCCGGCCCCGAAGAAGGCCCCGGCCGCGAAGAAGGCTCCGGCAAAGAAGGCCGCCCCTAAGAAGGCGTAAACCTTTTCGCATCGCGACCCCGCACCCTTTCGGTGCGGGGTCGCTTTGCTGTTCAAGGGATTTCACCCATCCGACACAGCAGAACGGCCCGCCACGACCCCTGTGGGGCGGACAATTGTTCGGACGACTCCCCGCGTGCGCTGGTTCGTGCGCGAGGATGCGGCGGAGTTGCTCCTAGGATGGTGAGGTGACTGTCTTGCACGTGACACGCTGGATTGAGGCCGGGCTGTGGCTGCTGGCGCTCGGCGCGACGATCTTCGCGCTGATTCACGCGATCCGCCAGCGCCCGGACGCCTTCACCGCGGTGGACAAACAGACCAAACAGCTCTGGCTGGCGATTCTCGGGGTCTCCCTGTTCCTGCTGGTGATTCCGCTGCTCGCGGGCGGCCTGGGTGGCCTGGGGCTGCTCACCTTCATCGCGATCATCGCCACCGGCATCTACCTCGCCGACGTGCGCCCGAAAGTAGACGAGGTGCAGCGCGGTCCCCGCTGGTAGATGGGCGTTTGCTGGGGCGCACAAGCCGTCCGCGCGCCATGAACGCTCCATAACTTTTCACCGCTTGCACTAGCTAGCGGACCCCTTTTCGCGTTACTGTGTCGATCAGTAACACAAAGGAGTGTCCGATGCGTGCCTTGCTGACGACGGTGTTGACGGGCCTATCCAGCGCCCTGTTCGACACCCATCGTGCGAACCTGCGTTCCCGCACCTACGCGACCGCGGCGTTCAACCCGCCGACCGTTTCCCACGAGGTCATCCCGGTGACCACCCGGGACGGCACGAAGCTGCGCGTGCACTCCTACGGTCCGAAAGACGCACCGGCCATCGTGCTGGTGCACGGCTGGACCTGCGCCATCGAATACTGGAACGCCCAGATCAACGCCTTCGCCGGCGAGTACCGCGTCATCGCCTACGACCAGCGCGGCCACGGCGCGAGCGAATTCGGGAACAGCAAGCTCGACATGGACCTGCTCGCCGACGACCTCGCCGACGTGCTCGACGCGGCCCTGGCCGCCGATCAGCGCGCGGTCCTGGTCGGCCACAGCCTGGGCGGTATGACCCTGCAGGCGTGGGCGGGCCGCTACCCCGAACAGGTTCCGGCGCGCGCACATTCGGTGCTGCTCACCAATACCGCTGCCTCGCACCTGATCTTCCAGACCACCGTGGTGCCGCTGTTCAACCGGCCGGCCCGGCTGCTGAAACTCAAAGTCCCGCTGCCGTTCCTGCTGGGCCGCGTCGGTCTCGGTTTCCCGATCGTCTTCCCCCCGATCGCCCCGGTGAAGTGGCTTTTCGCCCGGCAGATCATGAGCACGGCCGCCGAGGGCGACCTGCTCGACTTCAGCCTGAACATCGTCCGTTCCTGCCCGGCCCTGGTCCGCGCGCGGTTCGGTTTCCTGCTCGCGGAGATGGATCTCGGCGAATCGGCCCGGAACCTGGTGGTGCCCACCACGATTGTGGCTGGCTCCTTCGACGATATGACCCCGGTCGCGCACGCCGAGCAGATCGCCGAGATGCTGCGGCAGACCGGCAGTTTCGTCCGGCTGGAGGTGTTGCCGACCGGCCATCTCGGCAACACCGAAGCCTACGAACAGTTCAACGACGAGCTGGCCCGGGTGCTCGCGGCCGCCTATCACCGCCGCAAGGTGGCGACCGGCTAGACCAGCGTCAGCCAGTAGTCCTGGAACTGCAGGAATACCAGCAGCAGCACTACCGCGTAGAAGATCGCGACGATGGTCCAGCGCCATTCGGCGGCCACGCCGAGCGGCCCACGCGAGCCGCCCCACAGGATCTGGGTGATCGCCGCGAGCAACGGTGTGATGATCGCCCACACCACCATGCAGTACGGGCACAGCGCGTTGATGCGGTACAGGCTCTGGAAGATCAGCCAGCAGATGAAGCCGGTGCCGAGCAGCGTGCCCACCCACAGTCCCCCCCAGACCCAGCGCGGAATCCGGACCCCGGAGACGGCGAGCACCCCGAGGGTGACGACCACCGAGAACCCGACCACGCCGATCAGCGGGTTCGGGACGTCGAAGAAGACCGACGCCTGCGGCCGTTCCATCACGGTCCCGCAGGACAGGATCGGGTTGATGCTGCAGGAGGGCCGGTAGCCGGCGTCGGTGTAGAGCCTGATCCGTTCGACGGTCAAGGTCACCGAGGCCAGCCAGCCGGCCAGCCCGCCCAGCAAGACCAGCCAGGCGGACCGGGGCGGCGCGTCGATCACTAGCCTGCTGCTCCCGCGATCGCCTGCTCCAGCTGAGCCGGGTTGACCTGCTGGCCGTTGACGAACACGGTGGGCGTGCTCTGCACGCCTTCCTCGAAGGCCTTCTCCGTCATCCGCTTGACGTACTTGCTGTACTTCTTGTCGTTGATGCAGCTCGCGACCTCGTCGCCGTAGCCCGCCTGCTTGGAGATGGCGATGATCTGGTCGTTGCTCAGGCCGCCCGTACCCTCCGGCGGCTGCGCGGCGAACATCGCGCCCAGCCAGGCCTGGTACTTCGACGGATCCGCCTCGGCGACGCAGTACGAAGCGTTGGCGGCGCGGGTGGAGTATTCGGTGCCGGACGCCTTGTCCAGGAACGAGATGATGTTGTATTCGACGGCGATTTTGCCGTCGGCGACGTTCTTCTCCAGCAGGTCCTTGTACTGGGCCTCGAAGCCCTGGCAGGCCGGGCACTGCAGGTCGGCGACGACGCGCACGGTGGCCTTCGCGTCCGGCTTGCCGATCCGGATGGAACCATTGTCGGTGAGGGAACCGGTGACGCCGTTCGCGGCGGCGGCCGCGGGAATGGACGGGGTCGGCCCGGGGTCGTCCTTTTCCTTCTTCTTCAGCGCGATGCCGATACCGATGGCCGCGATCAGGCCGATGATGACGGCGGCCACGCCGATCTGGATCGCGAGATTGCGGTTCCGGTCGGCCTTTTGCAGGCCCGCCAGCGGATTCGGATTCTTTCGCCCAGCCGGTTTCTTGCTCACCGTGCGTTCACCACGCCTTTCGCTCGCCTTGCCGGTTTCAGCTCTGCCGACCCGATGGTAGTTGCGGGGAACTTCCCGGCACGGTCGGGCACGGTCCACATCCTCCTGGGTGAACCTGAGA
Coding sequences within:
- a CDS encoding class I SAM-dependent methyltransferase, yielding MNLARRAMNHPALAAVYERAWRPAAFFVASGRTMETDRRDAVRQLRLDGSKRVLDIACGPGNFTRYLSKTLSGNGFAVGLDYSEAMLARAVVDNTGPRVGYLRGDAARLPFADGTFDAVCCFGALYLIPDPITATREMVRVLAPGGRIAISTSHRDNSPFGQVSKVVGGWSGLRVFDSETFPGLFAEMGLADVEQQVHGLLQYVSATRPA
- a CDS encoding trans-acting enoyl reductase family protein, whose product is MAENREFDLILFGATGFVGKLTAEYLRDAAPVEARIGLAGRSLDKLTGVRAELGAGAANWGLVVADSTDQEALDAMASRTKVVVTTVGPYLRYGMPLVAACAKAGTHYADLTGEPLFIRDAIDGYHDEAVASGAKIVNSCGYDSIPSDLSVYQLYRATVADNTGELLDTTLIASAKGGVSGGTIDSGRAMMEAIAEDSSKASVMMHPYSLSPDKSMDPDVGRQSDQALERASNIDPSLDGWVSTFVMAAHNTKVVRRSNGLLGWVYGKNFRYREVMSAGKSAAAPLVAAGIAGGIVATMAVGSVLSRAEVGRKLLDRVLPKPGTGPSEKARNSGWFTMKTYARTTSGAKYLATFSGKGDPGYKATAVLLGESGLCLALDTGKQPELAGILTPAAAMGDALTERLRAAGMTIEVERA
- a CDS encoding TetR/AcrR family transcriptional regulator, yielding MSTEDLVDVDARGERPAARGGEADGRKRRWRQHKIDRREELVDGTLAAIRKRGSNAGMDEIAAEIGVSKTVLYRYFSDKNDLVHATMQRFIETTLMPRVYGAINLDAAEYDLVRSALAEYVGTVDEDPEVYRFIMGNGSGDQSSLAEFEKLFAEVVSTVIIDRGRAHGAETEGALLWSYVLVGGIQLATHWWTTDKTMSRDQVIDYLTMMAWSAIEGMMRAGGSPAKFAQMPHVLPEQEAD
- a CDS encoding AarF/ABC1/UbiB kinase family protein — encoded protein: MAKQVPTSRLARGTKLGAVAASSVLRTQRTRLSMRGRSEAVRAKMAEESMIRTTEQVVMVLGTMKGVAMKLGQMLSVLDLDLVPEAHRERFQKRLAVLRDSAPNVSFEAMKQVIEEDFGRPLDEVFAEFNPEAVAAASIGQVYRARLHDGRDVAVKVQYPGIDAAVRADLKNLNMFRKVLQSALPWVTPAVLDELRLNMEGELDYHAEAATQLQIAELYAGHPFIVVPRSMPELSSTRVLVSEYLPGKGFEEIRQLPDADRNRVGEIIYRFYVGSLFTFNEFCGDPHPGNVMLADDGRVGFLDFGLFNRMDPDYVKFEAICLRAAAEDRAEDLQQLMIERGVIGSPEEVGPEECLEYVLAASEWCLIDEELTITPDLASGAFLLAVDPRASEFAGMKQQNLPPEHLFSRRADFLTFGMLGQLNCTANWHRVAREWLYDEPAVTELGKIHAEWLAEHPPVIPKKKTRAKRPRRT
- a CDS encoding heparin-binding hemagglutinin, encoding MTEKNVTVTKPLLAAVGAGDAVYAVVTDVVTQVRGRAAGTDVPGRVEEARERFANVPADVQAQFETLRERLAGLPSELPEDLAELREKFTAEELKKLADEYRAKVLDLYADLAVRGEETVERLRANHLVEDQIERVEALYKDATVRAEEALDRVHGLLGRPAKVEDAPIVDAVPVVEAEVVEVTTETVPAPEPVKAPAAPAPKKAPAAKKAPAKKAAPKKA
- a CDS encoding DUF445 domain-containing protein; protein product: MENAPTTLAPAPSVPSVPNGFFVDDESKRRDLFRMKAFATGLLAFATLVYLFCRWLESRGQGGDWVGYVRAASEAGMVGALADWFAVTALFRHPLGLPIPHTAIIRKKKDQLGASLGSFVGTNFLAPEVVSAKVQSAEVSLRIGRWMADPGHAARVAEESSTILRAVVGVLRDEDVQQIIDNTIVKRIAEPQWGPPIGRVLAELLADNRQLALLDMLAERAHQWALGSQETIDRIVMRDAPSWAPKFANILLAEKIYRELVEFTWKVRSNPEHEVRLAANRFLEEFAYDLQHDDAMIKKAERIKAQVMGREEITGMAEATWRAAKRLILESADDPSSTLRRKVAENVQQLGERLRDDDAMRDKVDGWLDRGVRYLVQNYAAEITTLVTDTVAKWDAEEASNKIELQVGRDLQFIRINGTVVGALAGLVIYTISQLLFHG
- a CDS encoding helix-turn-helix domain-containing protein, whose translation is MADQPEVPAEYTEHPDEQSEGVGEKVGRAAHDIGGFIRSQREAAQVSLRQLAALAGVSNPYLSQIERGLRNPSAEVLAQIAKALRVSSEVLYVRAGYLEQRPHSPVRDALLADTSISERQKQVLLDIYESFRRENGGDEQGGIAWDSAVPRTTNETPPRQENEEL
- a CDS encoding NAD(P)-dependent alcohol dehydrogenase, whose protein sequence is MTSAAAYAIPAPDGAFEKVTIERRELGPHDVLIDVKFAGICHSDIHTARDEWGGTKYPCVPGHEIAGLVAAVGSAVSKHKVGDRVGVGCMVDSCGKCGPCLADEEQYCANGNTMTYNAEVDPSVQPEGYTMGGYSTQVVVTENFVLQIPEGIGLDVAAPLLCAGVTLFSPLRHWNAGPGKKVAIIGMGGLGHVGVKIAAAMGAEVTVLSHSLSKQEDGKRFGAHHYYATNDKQTFKELRNRFDLIINTVSADLPIDSYMRLLNLNGTLVILGLPEKPLSVKPFTIAGYRRSLAGSMIGGIAQTQEMLNFCAQHGIGAEIEVISADEIDNAYDRVVASDVRYRFVIDTATI
- a CDS encoding S1C family serine protease; its protein translation is MDEQWRYMSDDARPPRTDRSGGGGRVVALMVVVILAVTTFLGFRAELPQWAPFAGPEIVDATYTTEPIPTLDAPTVTAAVRPALVHISTSTRPFGLGAAGSGIVLTADGQVLTSHHVVKGADTVTVTDVGNGEVYQASVLGYDSAADIALLELSGAAGLATATIGNSGDVRMRDDVLAIGNAGGIGGQPTAIPGTITNLDSTIVALNSADLSRKALSGMFEIAAPVSSGQSGGALADRNGTIVGVITAASGDPAQRSADDANGYAVPIDRAMRIVRQIRSGTPTETVHIGPTATLGVIASNAEPTGAGARVEAAIYGMPAHAAGLLEGEVITALNDRAVTTIQSLHAALNMYRPNETVKLMVTGPRGDRTVHVVLTVGPPN
- a CDS encoding DUF2516 family protein, with translation MHVTRWIEAGLWLLALGATIFALIHAIRQRPDAFTAVDKQTKQLWLAILGVSLFLLVIPLLAGGLGGLGLLTFIAIIATGIYLADVRPKVDEVQRGPRW